A region of Deinococcus detaillensis DNA encodes the following proteins:
- a CDS encoding branched-chain amino acid ABC transporter permease: protein MNTQLLLIQVFNGLVNGAFYALLSLGLAVIFGMLRIVNFMHGALYMLGAFTAFALGQAFGLGFWPALILAPLIVGVLGMVLERTLLSRLYGLEPSYNLLLTFGLTLLTQDLVKQVMLSQFAVSSAPYTTPEVLTGVVNLGFVVFPKYRLFVIALTLVICLVTWFVIEKTRVGAIIRASTENPSVTRAFGIDVSKWVTGVFGVGVGLAGLAGVLAAPIYSVEPYMGAELIITTFAVVVIGGLGSILGSVVTGFAVGVLAAVGAAIYPPIANTLVFVLMAIVLLVRPSGLFGLPEGTR from the coding sequence ATGAATACACAACTGCTGCTGATTCAAGTGTTCAACGGTCTGGTCAATGGGGCGTTCTACGCGCTGCTGAGCCTGGGCCTGGCGGTGATCTTCGGGATGCTGCGGATCGTCAACTTCATGCATGGGGCGCTGTACATGCTGGGGGCCTTCACCGCTTTCGCGCTGGGGCAGGCGTTCGGACTGGGCTTCTGGCCCGCGCTGATCCTGGCCCCGCTGATCGTGGGGGTGCTGGGGATGGTACTGGAACGCACACTCCTTTCGCGCCTGTACGGTCTGGAACCCAGTTACAACCTGCTGCTGACCTTCGGCCTGACGCTGCTGACCCAGGATCTGGTCAAGCAGGTGATGCTCAGTCAGTTTGCCGTGTCCAGTGCGCCGTACACCACGCCGGAGGTGCTGACCGGGGTGGTCAATCTGGGCTTCGTGGTCTTTCCCAAATACCGCCTGTTCGTGATCGCGCTGACGCTGGTGATCTGTTTGGTGACTTGGTTCGTGATCGAGAAGACGCGGGTGGGAGCGATCATCCGCGCCAGCACTGAGAATCCCAGTGTGACGCGGGCCTTCGGGATCGACGTGAGCAAGTGGGTGACAGGCGTCTTCGGCGTGGGCGTGGGTCTGGCCGGACTGGCCGGGGTGCTGGCCGCGCCGATCTACTCGGTGGAGCCGTACATGGGTGCAGAGTTGATCATTACCACCTTCGCCGTGGTGGTCATCGGCGGGTTGGGCAGCATTCTGGGCAGCGTCGTGACTGGCTTCGCGGTGGGCGTGCTGGCAGCGGTGGGCGCGGCGATTTACCCGCCGATTGCCAACACGCTGGTCTTCGTCCTGATGGCGATTGTGCTGCTGGTACGCCCCAGCGGCCTGTTCGGTCTGCCCGAGGGGACACGGTGA
- a CDS encoding branched-chain amino acid ABC transporter permease, producing MTTIPRTASRNDRERTIRAAWIIGLGLLLLILPRLIYPVLALDILAWGLFAVAFDLLFGFSGLLSFGHAAFWGSSAYFTAYLLASGQSVPVAMLGGTLSALVLAVPIAYLSVRSAGIYFSMITLAFAQMVYFVALQWTDVTGGENGLQGFERPSLFGLDFSNSVTRYYFCLAVFALGFYIAYRTVRSPFGQAQQAVRDNEQRAQSIGYNPVRFKFTAFMISAGLAGLAGSMYTFGHGVVSLDVTKWTTSGEVVMMTLLGGTATLFGPAVGAGLVLLLRDQLTTSSLPVGIVTGLVFVVVVLFFRAGVVGTVQGWLRRR from the coding sequence GTGACCACCATTCCCCGCACCGCCTCTCGCAATGACCGCGAGCGCACCATCCGCGCCGCCTGGATAATTGGACTGGGGCTGCTGCTGCTGATCCTGCCCCGGCTGATCTACCCGGTGCTGGCGCTGGACATCCTGGCCTGGGGGCTGTTCGCAGTGGCCTTTGACCTGCTGTTCGGTTTTTCGGGGCTGCTGTCTTTCGGCCACGCCGCCTTCTGGGGCAGCAGCGCCTATTTCACTGCTTACCTGCTGGCAAGCGGTCAGAGTGTGCCCGTCGCCATGCTGGGCGGCACCCTGAGTGCGCTGGTGCTGGCCGTGCCCATCGCTTACCTGAGCGTTCGCAGCGCGGGTATCTATTTCAGTATGATTACGCTGGCCTTCGCGCAGATGGTCTACTTCGTGGCGCTGCAATGGACTGACGTGACAGGCGGCGAGAACGGCCTTCAGGGCTTTGAGCGCCCCAGCCTCTTTGGGCTAGATTTTAGCAACAGCGTCACGCGCTATTACTTTTGCCTCGCAGTGTTCGCGCTGGGCTTTTACATCGCCTACCGCACGGTGCGCAGTCCCTTCGGGCAGGCGCAGCAGGCAGTGCGCGACAACGAACAGCGCGCCCAGAGCATCGGCTACAATCCGGTGCGCTTCAAGTTCACCGCCTTCATGATCAGCGCCGGGCTGGCGGGGCTGGCAGGCAGTATGTACACCTTCGGCCACGGCGTGGTCAGCCTGGACGTGACCAAGTGGACCACCAGCGGTGAGGTTGTCATGATGACCTTGCTAGGCGGAACCGCCACACTGTTTGGCCCAGCGGTGGGCGCGGGTCTGGTACTGCTGCTGCGGGATCAGTTAACCACTTCCAGCCTGCCCGTGGGCATCGTGACTGGTCTGGTATTTGTCGTGGTGGTGCTCTTCTTCCGCGCTGGAGTCGTCGGCACGGTGCAGGGATGGCTCCGCCGCCGCTGA